The DNA sequence gtgtccctccctgggacccattaaaagtgcaagaaactttggagtgtgattctgacttggagttctggagaggtttcttcagctgcctctcagggactgatgttcagggcctgagcacaaagccccagagggtcattaaagtccttgtgctgtggctgtgctgctgggctgggctgctggcacagaggcagctgctggtaaccaagaagagcttgaaaagcacatttctcttgctgagcagctcttctgccagcccagcagggctggggcactgcctgcagccagcctgggcacagcacagaggcacagagagcttcaatcagtcagggctgggaaggtgctgagaagtgcctggggcagaatccctgccagcccttggcacaggaacctctgACTGCAGGACAatacagctgcagctcctgcagtgatcTCCTACAGCTGCAACATCCCAATGCCTACAGACCCTGTGAGTACATTCTCTGATTGtctcttgtgcagagcagccaggggtgcccagggctgtcctgcagagcaggctcctgcagcccagggtgctgtgctggggcagggactctgctgcctgccagggacagctctcagccagcccggggagctgctcccagcgctggggagaagctgtggggggaaggagccaccctgagcagggcaagtgctgctgctgagaggggatggctggggcagggctgctcccagctcccgaccagcctgggcacagctccgGAGGACACTTCCCAAAGAAGGTAAGCCTGGGATTGCTGTTATAGATCAGGAGCTTTCCTGAGAGTGTTTTCAATTTCCTACTTGGAACAGGATGGGAAAGTTGGGGTGATGACAAaaagatttttgcattttctacatttttatgTATTCATAGCTCTCTAAGTTACtattatatttgtaaaaaacTATTATCCTTGCTTAACTTTAATAAACTCTTAATTAACTCTATTAAACTACTATTATATACTAATAAAACTTTTATCCTTAAAAAACTCTAGTATGTTTccttactttatttttagattttagaaCAAAAACCTGACTGTCTAAATATATTCCTGAAATACTGTATAGTGTTATTCTCTTATATAGTCCTGATATACTAAACAGTCTTATAGGAAGAGGACTTATaggaactctttttttttttttttttaacctgaataTGAGCAGTCATGACAAAAAGTGAAGGCAAAGAAGCCTTTGGACCTGCTGCAATGAGTTGAGCCAGGGGTGTGTAACTGTGGCAACTGAATCTGCTATTGGATGTTCCTGTTCAATATCCCAATTAATcaacctttaaaaattgttgAAATCAGGGCCTGGGTGTGCTCCATCCCCACTGAGACACCTGGAAGCTTCCAATAAAGGCCTGGTTTTTACTCTTCTAACACTGTTGCAAgggtttatttctcttttcattatAGGTAACAGGGGGatgagggaagcagcagaggaattgtaatcccagaatcccagaacattctgagttgaaagggacacAGCAGGATCATCAAAGGAATGTTGGAACATTTACAGAGACTGCAGAACTGTCACTTTGGGTGGTCAGTCTCTCTGCTGGGAGCCTCCCAAAGGGCCCTCAGccactgctcagccctggacagcagcagcatcacctctgcagggcccagcagggctctcctgagctgcccttgcccacctgcagccagagcctgccccagccagggccctgcacacaggcaggtTTCTGTAGGGCCGGGGCGAGGGcacacaggctgggatgggctctgtGAGCACTGGCAGGGACAAGGCTCCTCTCAGGAGGGAATGTCCAGGCCCAGGGAGAtgctcagggaaggagagggggctgaagagagcagtgctgggggcaggagggcactgcTGGTGTGTGGGAGGTgccgggcacagctgggcacggGAACACTGTCCTGAGTGCCCGgctgtctctgccctgccctctcagGCACAGCACCACAACATCTTCTCTTGTTTCTGCACTGCCCTGGTATTGTCACTGTGATCTGGTGCTCTCAGGGAGGCTCTGgcatttgcagcagctgagtcagGCACGGCCCTTGGcattcctgccaggcaggggtgCCCATGGGAATGGGGTGTCCAAGCTTCCCTGgcacctgtggggctgtgggcaaAGCAGTCCATGGGAAAGGGGAATGAGCTGAGCCCCCTTGCTGAGATCCCATCATGGGCACAACCAGGGATCTCCTTGCTGTGCCCTTGCAagctctgagctgccctcctggctgcaaaTCTGTGCCAGAGTCTCTGGGAGTTCCCTGAATGTCCCccggggaagggcagagctgccagagctgaggaaatgctgctgggtttgccaAGGGAGCTGTGAGTGTCCTTGGCACAAGGGGGTGCTGAGACCCTGCCCAGAGACCTTTAGAGAGGGTGAGACATTCAGGgatccctctgctctgggcagggtctGGTTTatcccagggtgtcccaggaGTGTGATTGTGCCCTGATTGCAGCCAAAGGTGCAAAGCCAGGGCAGTTGGGAACAAGCCCATGCAGCCCCTCACCttccctgagccccagggaaTCCTTTACCTATCCCATCTCTCAGTGGCAAACTCTgagtgcagcagaaatgctggggATTTCTGACCTCAGAGAGCCAGGAATGATCTGTgggtaggaaaaaaatccctaaaaccAGCTCCTGCTATCCTTTTCAAGTGTAAGTGCAGATGCTGCCAAGTGTTTCAGCATTAGGAGTGAGTCCCCTGGAATATCCTGAGTATCCAGCTTTGTCCCTCTGCCACATGGCCACAAAcccagggctggagggcagCGATGGCTCCTTGAGAGAACCCACACAgaggcctggctgctcctggcacagtcAGCCAGCACAACTGGAGCTCAGGCAGGGACCTGGGTGAAGGTTTAcccagagcagaaagaaaaaagcgTGGGACAGACCCAGCGGGACAGTCTGCAAGGAATGGCCCAGGTTTGGCTCAAAGCAGCCTCTGCTGACTTGTCACTGTCCTTTCTTCATGAAcaggtgcagccccagcaaatgtccaacagcagctccatcagccacttcctcctgctggcattggcagacacgcggcagctgcagctgctgcacttctgcctcttgctgggcatctccctggctgccctgctgggcaacggcctcatcatcagcgccgtagcctgcggccagcacctgcacacgcccatgttcttcttcctgctcaacctggccctcactgacctgggctccatctgcaccactgtccccaaagccatgcacaattccctctgggacaccaggaccatctcctacacaggatgtgctgcacagctcttttttttcatcttttttgtttcagcagagcttttcctcctgaccatcatgtgctacgaccgctacgtgtccatctgcaaacccctgcactacgggaccctcctgggcagcagagcttgtgcccacatggcagcagctgcctgggccagtggcTTGCTCAATGCTGTCATGCACAcggccaatacattttccctgcccctgtgccacgGCAATGCCCTGGGACAGTTCTACTGTGAGGTGCCCCAaatcctcaagctctcctgctccaagtCCTACATCAGGGAACTTGGGCTTCTtgtgttttccatctgtttaGGACTTGGCTGTTTTGTGGTCAtagttttctcctatgtgcagatcttcagggccgtgctgaggatcccctctgagcagggacggcacaaagccttttccacctgcctccctcacctggccgtGGTCTCCCTTTTTGTTGGCACTATCATATTTTCCTACCTGAAGCccccctccatctcctccccatccctggatctggcagtgtcagttctgtactcggtggtgcctccagccctgaaccccctcatctacagcctgaggaaccaggagctcaaggctgcagtgtggacaatgatgactggatgctttcaggaACATTAAACTGCTGGACACTTTCTGCAAATCACTTGTAATAAAAGTCATCTTTGATACTTATTGTTGGTTTAGTTGTAgagtttttccctttgttttacttttttcatatgatttcaaataaatgtcattgtttgtgccatttctcattttgtttccctccaccttccctgtggccacagactgTGTCACTGAACGGCTGCACTCTTGGTGGCTTTAAAGGAACTAAAGGAACTCCcattaaataggaaaattttCTACAGAGATGCCCTTTTgttgccttctctggagctgcagcagcaatgtctgtgagcagagctgggggcagatcagtgctggcccagcagctgtgcccagcagcagcagcagcacttggtgttgccagtgctgctgccgtggccctgccccgctgccctggtggccctggtgttgctgtagggcctgagtgctctcggggcccggcacagtgctggggatggcagtgccggggctgcagcagggacaggccatgggcactgctggggcagcgctgacgcctcaggccagggcctgggggctgcaggctccttgcccaggctctctcaagaacacGGCCAGGCcaatgctgagcacagaaaacccccgtgagcagccccagagtgaccgtgggcaggctgggggcaaacagcatggctggggctctgcaagggccctggggcacacgggaaggagcagcagagcaggggctgatccatccccagtgcactgcacagcccagggcagcgtcccagagcgtcctcatggagctgccaacaccatcccccctctgcagccctggcctctcccccagctcacacaggtgccgcatccttgcaggcacaggcacggcagcactggctcaggagcccctgtttgcattgcacagagcaggcaggagcacccccatgctgttgctgtggggacatcaacctgagggagcacaaatgccatcagcccctggggccagcaagggctgggggacaccagggaaatCACTTAGCTTTGTCCTggcctctgcagtcagccagaaagtttgttcccatcagctgggagtttcctgtcccactgcagacactgttgctcagagccagggctgcctggcagccacccccaaactgccctgagcatttccttggcttcaccTTGGCTTTCTTTACTCTTCCCTGGTACAAATTTCTTCCAGTTGCCCACTCCTGTTCCCTCCCTtgcaaacagcccatccctgtttgtcctttcctctctggccccactccccattgcagttcctgacttggcaccatgggaacggcccttggggagcaggatcatcctccatgtgctgcagcaattgtctgcaggctcctgcagtgccccgtgctgctcccttgccacaggcaccccaggccaggggggcacatctgggctgctgcgtctgcctgtggggctccctgttctgggccatgaggaggagctgcagaggctctgcaggactgacaggatgggctttggggctggcaggagaagctgaggcacctgggctgctggagcttctggAGAGGAGGCCCAGGGCTCATCCTGCAACTGCTCCAAGGGTGgtttcagagaatcccagaatcagcaaggttggaaaacaccttggagatcatcaagtccaacctgtgccctgACACTGCCTCGTTTCctttcagcctcctcttctccaggataaacaacccAAGCTCCCTCACCCACTCCTCACAGTACTTGTGTCCGGGACCCCTCCCtagccttgttgcccttctctggacatcatccagcccctccatgtccttcctaaCTGtgggggcccagaactggacacagcactcgaggtgctgcccaaccagtgctgagcacaggggaagaatcactgccctgctcctgctggccacaccattcctgatcctggccaggagccattggccttcttggccacctgggcacactgctgcctcatgtccagcctgctgtccatcagtccctgcagctccctttctgcctggctgctgtccagccactctgtccccagcctgtggtgctgcaggggttgttgtggccaaagtgcaggatcCGGCACTTGGACTTGTTAAACCTCCCCTTGTTGGATTTGgtccctggatccagcctgtccagggccctgtgcagaaccctcctaccctccagcagatcaataCTCACAGAAAAcatgtcatctgcaaatttgctgataGTGGACTTAATCCCCTCATGCAGACCATCAATTCAGATACTGAAATCCACACTGGCTTGCTCTGATCCCTCGGTCGTTCTGTGGGTGCCCTGTGATGGCACTCAAGGTGATCTGTTCCATAACCTTGCCAGgcaccaaggtcaggctgacaggcctgcagttccccaaatcctcctgccagcccttcctgggaatGGGCTCACACTGGAGCCTCCAGCCTTCTGGCACCTCCCTGCTGAACCAGGACTgatggtaaatgatggagagcagtTTGAGGAGCtcatccaccagctccctcatccccctgggatggatcccattCAATCCCAGAGATACTTGTAGAGCATCAGAGTGGCTCAGCTGGTCACCAAGTGCTTTCTTCTGGATTCCagagggctgctctgctccctgtgcccatctaCCAGCGCAGGAGATTACTTGTCCTGAGGACAACCTGTCTTAttatataaaattgaaatagGCAAGGTGTTAAGCAATTCAGCCCTTTCCTTATCTTCAGTTACCATATTCTCCGCTGCCTTCAAT is a window from the Motacilla alba alba isolate MOTALB_02 unplaced genomic scaffold, Motacilla_alba_V1.0_pri HiC_scaffold_28, whole genome shotgun sequence genome containing:
- the LOC119696362 gene encoding olfactory receptor 14J1-like → MSNSSSISHFLLLALADTRQLQLLHFCLLLGISLAALLGNGLIISAVACGQHLHTPMFFFLLNLALTDLGSICTTVPKAMHNSLWDTRTISYTGCAAQLFFFIFFVSAELFLLTIMCYDRYVSICKPLHYGTLLGSRACAHMAAAAWASGLLNAVMHTANTFSLPLCHGNALGQFYCEVPQILKLSCSKSYIRELGLLVFSICLGLGCFVVIVFSYVQIFRAVLRIPSEQGRHKAFSTCLPHLAVVSLFVGTIIFSYLKPPSISSPSLDLAVSVLYSVVPPALNPLIYSLRNQELKAAVWTMMTGCFQEH